A stretch of the Chitinophaga sp. Cy-1792 genome encodes the following:
- a CDS encoding IPT/TIG domain-containing protein: MKKLIYLGLMILAVMAGCKKDHPAVSVPLSIKDFYPVSGNPGTVVTIRGTGFGNDLNAFAVAFNGTAARVLNVNDSMLVVQAPEKGSTGKITVQAHDQTYNSNVYTYQALSVHSIAPANGPVGTNVYISGAGMAGTDGPATVTINGKPAIVSNSNDTLLVVIIPDGAGSGPLSISVNGQKTVSTDFTFQAISAIKPLKGGAGTQVTVTGSGFSANLADNQVALNGIAATVVSATATSLVVKAPAGVQTGPVSVTINGQKTAGPVFTVVPAPSVKAMAPLSGPAGTLVTITGRDFSDTKEENSVSMNGVPLTIMSASATELTVTIPAGATSGAVKIDVNSQTVSGPVFTLQALGVSKLLPDNGLAGSVVVMKGVGFSTVATDNQVTINGLAVTVTAATDTTLTVTMPAGVTTGNLNVKVGALSATGPVFRRAGVVTFYTGSWGTASTGHLVVDSKGNVFVGTGNKIGKIAPDGTATLFVGDDSGGNVDGAGATARFSNIAGLAIDAQDNIYVADMFNNSVRKITPAGVVSTFNRGLSNSPKFIQVDDANNVYVGSDYSGVFQITQAGKVTQVSRLGLNFQFAYYNGAIYQANGDANAIQKTITSTLMASTFTGIWFQDGYVDGPVGTAKLYGPGPVTYDRVSGLFYFIDGNNASLRAFALDGTVSTITGSGGTRQPFKFGFTNGTLQQALLGANQYSTIATDREGNVYIYETRNSAIRKVILQ, encoded by the coding sequence ATGAAAAAACTGATCTATCTCGGTTTGATGATATTGGCAGTGATGGCGGGATGTAAGAAAGATCATCCTGCGGTAAGCGTGCCTTTGTCGATAAAAGATTTTTACCCGGTGAGTGGTAACCCGGGGACTGTAGTTACCATTCGGGGCACTGGTTTTGGAAATGATTTGAATGCTTTTGCTGTCGCATTCAATGGTACCGCGGCCAGGGTCCTGAATGTTAACGATAGTATGCTGGTAGTGCAGGCGCCTGAAAAAGGCAGCACCGGAAAAATTACGGTGCAGGCACATGACCAGACTTATAACAGCAACGTATACACGTACCAGGCATTGAGTGTGCACAGCATTGCTCCGGCCAATGGTCCTGTGGGTACCAACGTGTATATTTCCGGTGCCGGGATGGCTGGCACCGATGGACCAGCAACTGTCACCATTAATGGTAAACCTGCAATTGTGTCCAATTCCAATGATACGCTGCTGGTGGTAATCATTCCTGATGGCGCGGGCAGTGGGCCTTTATCTATCAGTGTAAACGGACAAAAAACAGTTAGCACTGATTTTACCTTCCAGGCTATCAGTGCAATTAAACCCTTGAAAGGAGGCGCCGGAACACAGGTAACTGTTACCGGTTCCGGATTTAGCGCCAACCTCGCAGATAACCAGGTAGCGTTGAACGGTATTGCCGCTACGGTGGTTAGTGCCACTGCAACATCTTTAGTGGTGAAAGCTCCTGCCGGTGTGCAAACAGGTCCGGTGTCTGTCACCATCAACGGGCAGAAAACAGCAGGCCCTGTGTTTACAGTGGTGCCGGCTCCATCTGTTAAGGCGATGGCACCGCTGAGTGGCCCTGCAGGAACGCTGGTAACCATTACCGGCCGCGATTTCAGCGATACCAAAGAAGAGAATAGTGTGAGCATGAATGGGGTACCACTGACTATCATGAGTGCATCCGCTACGGAGCTTACTGTAACAATCCCTGCGGGCGCAACTTCCGGTGCAGTGAAAATAGATGTGAACAGCCAGACAGTGAGTGGGCCTGTGTTTACATTGCAGGCATTGGGTGTGTCGAAACTCTTGCCAGATAATGGTCTGGCAGGATCGGTGGTAGTGATGAAAGGTGTTGGCTTCAGCACTGTTGCTACAGATAACCAGGTAACGATCAATGGCCTGGCAGTTACCGTTACAGCAGCAACTGATACCACACTTACTGTGACGATGCCTGCGGGTGTTACCACTGGTAACCTGAATGTAAAAGTAGGTGCGCTTTCCGCAACAGGTCCGGTATTCCGTCGTGCTGGCGTGGTAACTTTCTACACCGGATCATGGGGAACTGCATCAACAGGACACCTGGTGGTGGATTCTAAGGGTAATGTGTTTGTAGGTACCGGTAATAAAATTGGTAAAATCGCCCCTGATGGCACTGCTACACTTTTCGTAGGTGACGACAGCGGCGGAAATGTGGATGGTGCTGGTGCAACGGCAAGGTTTAGCAATATCGCCGGACTTGCCATAGATGCACAGGATAATATCTACGTGGCAGATATGTTTAACAACAGCGTACGGAAAATTACGCCGGCGGGTGTGGTGAGTACATTCAACCGCGGATTATCCAACTCTCCGAAATTTATCCAGGTAGATGATGCGAATAACGTGTATGTAGGATCCGATTACAGTGGTGTTTTCCAGATTACACAGGCGGGAAAAGTGACACAGGTAAGCCGATTGGGATTAAACTTCCAGTTTGCCTATTATAATGGCGCCATTTATCAGGCTAACGGTGATGCGAATGCCATCCAGAAGACCATTACTTCTACATTGATGGCGAGCACATTTACAGGTATCTGGTTCCAGGATGGATATGTGGATGGCCCTGTTGGTACCGCCAAGCTCTATGGCCCTGGCCCTGTTACCTATGATCGTGTATCCGGACTGTTCTACTTCATCGATGGTAACAATGCTTCGCTGAGAGCATTTGCACTGGATGGAACAGTGAGTACCATCACCGGTTCCGGTGGCACGCGTCAGCCATTTAAGTTTGGTTTCACCAACGGGACCTTGCAACAGGCTTTACTGGGCGCCAATCAGTATTCAACGATTGCAACTGACAGAGAAGGTAATGTGTACATATACGAAACCCGTAATAGTGCCATCCGTAAAGTCATTTTACAATAA
- a CDS encoding RICIN domain-containing protein produces the protein MKKLNLLTFAAIVMASSLLFSCQKNEAVKSVSSPEPLKDFTPQSNVPGMVITPYGLVPSTHVFAVDNKTIIKLENGHLLKTFTDGRLTEDLGTISEEARSATDPYLYAARLRGESDGRYASSTANALVGTNYPGYTAQAAASDIQSFSTKWVVPPVPQESASTATTFLWNGIDRGALQPVLMWGATAGGAFYAIANWYYVGGNYYHGTYVTVTPGTQLEGVITHVSHTSTSWTYTESFTGYPIGDVTVTRPTEATGVIECWEAYTNIVTQWPSNLYSAMTNIHLTTRTTTPPATFNWSVTGGAITTPSGYNTVIVNNSTSNGEIDFYFDGTPVDTTITSGGIYKLVSATNNTSVLDVTGGASAAGTFVELWSNNVPSSLNQQWKITAVGSGYYKLEPQHAIGKALTVAGNATADGTQVQIDNYTGATGQLWTITSQGGGTFKLTPSCASASSLDVYSGNTANGTKVEIWTSNTANAQKFKLVLQ, from the coding sequence ATGAAAAAGTTAAACCTCCTCACATTTGCCGCCATTGTTATGGCTAGTTCTCTACTGTTTTCCTGCCAGAAAAATGAAGCAGTAAAATCAGTTTCTTCACCTGAACCATTAAAGGATTTTACCCCACAGTCCAATGTTCCTGGTATGGTAATTACACCTTATGGTTTAGTTCCTTCAACGCATGTTTTTGCTGTTGATAACAAAACAATTATTAAACTGGAAAATGGACATCTGCTAAAAACTTTTACAGATGGACGTTTAACAGAAGATCTGGGCACTATCAGCGAAGAAGCACGCAGCGCCACAGATCCTTATTTATATGCAGCAAGATTGAGAGGAGAATCCGACGGCAGGTATGCCAGCTCAACTGCAAATGCGTTGGTCGGGACTAACTATCCCGGATACACGGCGCAGGCTGCCGCGTCTGACATCCAATCATTTTCTACCAAATGGGTAGTGCCGCCAGTGCCGCAGGAGTCTGCCAGCACCGCCACTACTTTCCTCTGGAACGGCATTGACCGCGGCGCCCTGCAACCGGTGCTGATGTGGGGTGCTACCGCCGGTGGCGCTTTTTACGCTATTGCCAACTGGTATTATGTGGGTGGAAACTATTACCATGGAACATATGTAACCGTAACTCCCGGCACACAACTGGAAGGAGTAATTACACATGTATCACATACCTCCACCAGCTGGACATATACAGAATCCTTCACCGGATATCCTATTGGCGATGTAACAGTAACCCGTCCAACAGAAGCTACCGGCGTCATTGAGTGCTGGGAAGCCTATACGAATATTGTTACGCAATGGCCTTCCAATCTCTATTCGGCCATGACAAATATTCACCTGACGACCCGCACCACCACACCACCAGCTACCTTTAACTGGTCCGTTACCGGTGGCGCCATTACTACCCCTTCCGGCTACAATACAGTTATCGTAAATAACAGTACTTCTAATGGTGAAATTGATTTTTATTTTGATGGTACCCCTGTAGATACGACCATCACTTCCGGCGGAATATATAAACTGGTATCCGCCACCAACAATACCAGCGTACTGGATGTCACCGGAGGTGCCAGTGCTGCAGGTACATTCGTGGAACTCTGGAGTAATAATGTACCATCCTCTCTTAATCAGCAATGGAAAATAACAGCCGTAGGCAGTGGATACTACAAACTGGAACCACAGCATGCAATTGGCAAAGCCTTAACCGTTGCCGGAAATGCCACTGCCGATGGCACGCAGGTACAAATCGATAATTACACTGGCGCTACCGGGCAACTGTGGACGATTACCAGCCAGGGTGGCGGCACCTTCAAACTCACCCCTTCCTGCGCCTCCGCCAGCTCATTAGACGTGTACAGTGGCAATACAGCCAACGGTACAAAAGTAGAGATATGGACCAGCAATACGGCCAATGCACAGAAATTCAAACTGGTGCTGCAATAA
- a CDS encoding carbohydrate kinase family protein, whose translation MKTEIICFGEVLWDILPDKELPGGAPMNVAYHLQKLRHATAMITRIGTDSYGDQLLALMQRYGLNTAYIQKDSTHGTGKVFASITPSMEMEYDIVYPSAWDFITPDITWEALEDAHPAYIVFGSLASRNNVSKQALEKLLHIPGKRVLDVNLRPPHFTMEHIHWLLEHADIIKLNIGELQEISNWYSFQGDMKSLVAQLAEKFLPEVILVTLGAEGCLLYEDGDFYEVSGHKVTVADTIGSGDALLAGYLHSRLLGSKSQAALKYANALGALVATKNGGCPQYDEAEIVEMMKQH comes from the coding sequence ATGAAAACTGAAATCATCTGTTTTGGGGAAGTCCTCTGGGATATCCTGCCGGATAAGGAGTTGCCTGGTGGCGCCCCTATGAATGTGGCTTATCATCTGCAGAAGCTACGTCATGCTACGGCAATGATAACACGTATCGGGACGGATAGCTATGGCGATCAGCTGCTGGCGCTGATGCAGCGCTACGGTTTAAATACAGCCTATATACAGAAAGACAGCACGCATGGAACAGGTAAAGTGTTTGCCAGTATTACACCTTCGATGGAAATGGAATATGACATCGTATATCCGTCTGCGTGGGATTTTATTACACCGGATATTACCTGGGAAGCACTGGAAGATGCGCACCCCGCGTATATCGTGTTTGGCAGTCTTGCTTCCAGGAATAATGTGAGTAAGCAGGCGCTGGAGAAGTTATTGCATATTCCCGGCAAACGTGTACTGGACGTAAATTTGCGTCCGCCTCACTTTACAATGGAGCATATTCACTGGTTGCTGGAGCATGCGGATATCATCAAACTAAATATTGGTGAATTACAGGAGATCAGCAACTGGTATAGTTTTCAGGGAGATATGAAGTCGCTGGTAGCACAGCTGGCGGAGAAATTTCTGCCGGAAGTCATACTGGTAACACTTGGTGCGGAAGGCTGCCTCTTATACGAGGATGGGGATTTCTACGAAGTGTCGGGGCATAAGGTAACTGTTGCAGATACAATTGGTAGCGGCGATGCACTGCTGGCCGGGTACCTGCACAGCAGGCTGCTGGGAAGTAAATCGCAGGCTGCCCTGAAATATGCCAATGCGCTGGGTGCCCTGGTAGCTACTAAAAATGGCGGCTGTCCACAATATGATGAAGCAGAGATTGTAGAGATGATGAAACAACATTGA
- a CDS encoding acyl-CoA thioesterase produces MNFYTRKWVKPEDLNAHGTLFGGSLLRWIDEEAAIYSIIQLGTNRCVTKYMSEINFINSARQGDIVELGIKATQFGRTSLTLACEVRNKITQKSILTIDRMVFVSVDENGKPVPHGKTAITYTDERLREDF; encoded by the coding sequence ATGAATTTCTACACACGTAAATGGGTGAAACCGGAAGACCTGAATGCCCATGGTACCTTGTTTGGAGGTAGTTTGTTAAGATGGATAGACGAAGAAGCTGCAATTTATTCCATTATCCAGCTTGGTACGAACCGCTGCGTTACCAAATATATGTCTGAAATTAATTTTATCAACTCCGCCAGGCAGGGAGATATTGTGGAGCTGGGCATCAAGGCAACCCAATTCGGACGTACTTCCCTCACACTTGCCTGTGAAGTAAGAAATAAAATAACACAGAAAAGTATCCTGACTATCGACAGAATGGTATTTGTAAGTGTAGATGAAAATGGTAAACCTGTGCCACATGGAAAAACTGCCATCACCTACACAGATGAACGGTTAAGAGAGGATTTCTGA
- a CDS encoding NAD(P)/FAD-dependent oxidoreductase, whose product MPAKKAIIIGAGPAGLTAAYELLQRTDIIPIVLEKSTDIGGISKTVNYKGNRIDIGGHRFFSKSDRVMEWWMNMMPLEKAAQEQFQITYQNKSREVKNTRNSGGDTLVAKDPDLIMLVRQRLSRIYFLKKFFNYPIQLSVDTLKKLGLITTLKIMFSYMYAQLFPRKQEKSLEDFMVNRFGLTLYHLFFKDYTEKVWGIPCNKISAEWGAQRIKGISIGKAISHALKQAWDAGKPKDINQKNVETSLIEQFLYPKHGPGQLWEECARQVTEKGGTILMQHDVTKIFKEGNRITAIETVDRTTGEASVLEGDYFFSTMPIKELIADFQGDVPANVKEVAEGLQYRDFITIGILLKNLSFTDKSGDSKPITLKDTWIYIQEKDVRVGRLQLFNNWSPYMVKDPATTWVGMEYFCNIGDGFWELSDNEIRTIAISELCKIGLAKEDDVLDATVLRMEKTYPAYFGVYERFDEFRNYIDQFENIFLVGRNGMHKYNNSDHSMLTAMVAVDNIANGITTKSNIWSINTEQEYHEEKK is encoded by the coding sequence ATGCCAGCAAAAAAAGCAATCATCATTGGCGCAGGGCCTGCAGGGCTCACTGCTGCCTATGAACTTCTCCAACGCACCGACATTATTCCCATAGTCCTGGAAAAAAGTACCGACATTGGTGGAATATCGAAAACGGTTAACTACAAAGGAAACAGAATTGACATCGGTGGTCACAGATTTTTTTCTAAATCAGATCGCGTGATGGAATGGTGGATGAATATGATGCCGTTAGAAAAAGCTGCACAGGAACAGTTTCAGATCACCTACCAAAACAAAAGCAGAGAAGTTAAAAACACACGCAACTCCGGCGGCGATACCCTCGTAGCCAAAGATCCTGACCTCATCATGCTGGTCAGACAACGACTCTCCCGTATCTACTTCCTGAAGAAATTCTTTAACTACCCTATCCAGCTATCTGTAGATACACTGAAGAAACTCGGCCTGATCACCACCCTTAAAATTATGTTCTCCTACATGTATGCCCAGCTGTTTCCGCGCAAACAGGAAAAATCGCTGGAAGACTTTATGGTCAACCGCTTCGGGCTTACACTGTATCATCTCTTCTTTAAAGATTATACAGAAAAAGTATGGGGAATACCTTGTAATAAAATCTCTGCTGAATGGGGTGCCCAACGTATCAAAGGTATCAGCATAGGTAAAGCCATCTCTCATGCACTGAAACAAGCCTGGGACGCCGGTAAACCAAAAGATATCAATCAGAAAAACGTAGAGACCAGTCTCATCGAACAGTTCCTCTACCCTAAACACGGCCCCGGCCAGCTTTGGGAAGAATGCGCCAGACAAGTAACAGAAAAAGGCGGTACCATCCTCATGCAACATGATGTTACCAAAATCTTCAAGGAAGGTAATCGTATTACTGCCATTGAAACAGTAGACAGAACTACCGGCGAAGCCTCCGTTCTTGAAGGTGACTATTTCTTCTCTACCATGCCTATCAAGGAATTGATTGCCGACTTCCAGGGAGATGTGCCTGCCAACGTGAAAGAAGTAGCGGAAGGCCTGCAGTACCGCGATTTCATCACCATAGGCATCTTACTTAAAAACCTCAGCTTTACCGATAAATCCGGCGACTCCAAACCTATCACCCTCAAAGATACCTGGATCTATATACAAGAGAAAGATGTCCGTGTAGGACGCCTGCAGCTGTTCAACAACTGGAGCCCTTATATGGTGAAAGACCCCGCTACTACCTGGGTGGGAATGGAATATTTCTGCAACATCGGTGATGGTTTCTGGGAGCTTTCCGATAACGAAATCCGCACCATCGCCATCAGTGAGCTTTGCAAGATAGGCCTCGCCAAAGAAGACGATGTGCTGGATGCCACTGTATTGCGTATGGAAAAAACCTATCCGGCTTATTTCGGCGTATACGAAAGATTTGATGAATTCAGGAATTATATTGACCAGTTCGAAAATATCTTCCTCGTAGGACGAAATGGCATGCATAAATATAATAACTCCGACCACTCTATGCTCACTGCCATGGTAGCTGTGGACAATATCGCCAACGGCATCACCACCAAATCAAATATCTGGTCTATCAATACAGAACAGGAATACCACGAAGAAAAAAAGTAA
- a CDS encoding DUF3859 domain-containing protein, which translates to MKSLAFIVAFFATTTLYAQIPQSQKGTLDFRILNFGIAAVVEGTSDRLDGTPTRTHGWLQDLQIVKVTDSIPLKQKQNFGIVYQVDAKDTIMIAVDIEWIFPVAITNEKGASYKSVRYTTKRPTNIPSGSTYSLDEPYEMVKGEWVENIYIGNQKVGSKTFFVY; encoded by the coding sequence ATGAAATCCTTAGCCTTTATTGTAGCATTTTTTGCCACCACCACCTTATATGCCCAAATCCCCCAGTCCCAAAAAGGAACACTGGATTTCCGGATTCTAAACTTTGGAATTGCAGCAGTCGTAGAAGGTACAAGCGACCGCTTAGACGGAACACCTACCCGAACACATGGCTGGTTACAAGACCTGCAAATAGTGAAGGTAACAGATTCTATTCCCCTTAAGCAAAAGCAAAACTTTGGAATTGTCTACCAGGTAGATGCAAAGGATACTATTATGATTGCTGTAGACATAGAATGGATTTTTCCTGTTGCTATCACCAATGAGAAAGGGGCGTCCTATAAATCGGTAAGGTACACCACGAAAAGGCCGACAAATATACCGTCTGGATCTACCTACAGCCTGGATGAACCATATGAAATGGTTAAAGGCGAATGGGTGGAAAATATCTACATCGGAAACCAGAAAGTAGGTAGCAAAACCTTTTTCGTTTATTAA
- a CDS encoding amidohydrolase, with protein MKNKLLTVLLSLGVAFHFLSCNQSKGQHILAGTTVILKGKVRTMDDGDSAITKECVVIQGDTIAYVGNFEKAKAQFQGNVIIKDYKDSLIMPGFIDAHAHVGLEAMVAPLANLSGPPYGQCTSVSDIIDIMDHYADKNHLDKTAILVGNNYDDSQLKPNQQQPTREQLDNIYGDHPVYIIHVSAHMGVGNTKFLNMMGINDGTRADTIAGGTVVKDVKNGKPHVTGLLLENANIAAINKAMSQTHTLPKPLEMMRKAEDTCFAYGLTTICEGRADQATYAMVLAACESGKLKGDYIVCPDYDDFHNNLKQLKTQYNHYTKHFKIGAIKLTFDGSPQGKDAYLSKPYYTPMIGEDASYAGRPIYTYDEAYHHVKDVESIGMPVHIHVNGDSAIGMALAIFKNLKDSGISISQPTPNVMIHCQTAREDQLVLMKKLDPDVMPSFFPTHAYIWGDWYKSNVLGSPRADNISPMKHAENYGLRYTIHTDAPITPPDLITAVYAAANRLTQSNQTLGPDQRVAVYHGLRAITSEAAYQWGEDKSKGKLKPGYKADVVVLTADPMTIDPTKIRDAVHVAYTYKDGNLVYSRPK; from the coding sequence ATGAAAAACAAACTGTTGACTGTACTCCTGTCCCTTGGAGTAGCTTTTCATTTTTTATCCTGTAACCAATCGAAAGGCCAGCACATTCTTGCAGGTACCACTGTGATCCTGAAGGGCAAGGTCAGAACCATGGATGATGGCGATTCTGCCATCACAAAAGAATGTGTGGTCATACAGGGAGATACCATTGCCTATGTTGGCAACTTTGAGAAGGCCAAAGCCCAGTTTCAGGGCAATGTTATTATTAAGGATTATAAAGATTCGCTTATCATGCCAGGCTTTATTGATGCCCATGCACATGTGGGACTGGAAGCCATGGTAGCCCCATTGGCCAACCTGAGTGGTCCTCCCTATGGCCAGTGTACTTCCGTTAGTGACATTATAGATATCATGGATCATTATGCAGACAAAAACCACCTGGACAAAACGGCCATACTTGTTGGCAATAACTATGATGATTCACAGTTAAAACCCAATCAGCAGCAGCCTACCCGCGAACAGCTGGATAACATATACGGAGATCATCCGGTTTACATCATACATGTAAGTGCACATATGGGCGTGGGCAATACTAAGTTTCTCAACATGATGGGAATTAATGACGGCACACGTGCCGACACCATTGCAGGAGGAACCGTTGTAAAGGATGTTAAAAACGGTAAACCTCATGTTACTGGTCTGTTATTGGAGAATGCCAATATAGCTGCTATCAACAAGGCTATGTCACAGACACATACTTTGCCTAAGCCACTGGAAATGATGCGCAAAGCAGAAGACACCTGTTTTGCCTATGGCCTGACCACCATTTGCGAAGGAAGAGCAGACCAGGCAACCTATGCAATGGTACTTGCAGCATGCGAATCAGGTAAGTTAAAAGGAGATTATATTGTTTGTCCGGATTATGATGATTTTCACAATAACCTGAAGCAACTAAAAACACAGTACAATCATTATACAAAGCATTTTAAAATTGGTGCTATCAAACTGACATTTGATGGCTCACCACAAGGAAAAGATGCGTACTTATCAAAGCCCTATTATACACCAATGATTGGTGAAGATGCTTCCTACGCTGGCAGGCCTATTTACACCTATGATGAGGCATACCATCATGTAAAAGACGTTGAATCCATTGGTATGCCTGTACATATTCATGTCAACGGAGATTCCGCCATAGGCATGGCTTTGGCTATCTTCAAAAATTTAAAGGACAGCGGTATATCTATCAGTCAGCCTACACCTAATGTAATGATCCATTGCCAGACGGCCCGTGAAGATCAACTGGTACTCATGAAAAAACTGGATCCGGATGTGATGCCTAGTTTTTTCCCTACACATGCCTATATCTGGGGAGATTGGTATAAGTCCAATGTGTTAGGCTCTCCACGTGCGGATAATATCAGTCCGATGAAACATGCAGAAAATTACGGATTGCGGTACACCATTCACACAGATGCGCCTATCACACCACCAGACCTGATTACAGCGGTATATGCAGCTGCCAATCGTTTGACACAAAGCAACCAGACATTAGGTCCGGATCAGCGCGTGGCGGTATATCACGGATTAAGGGCCATTACTTCCGAAGCTGCCTACCAATGGGGAGAAGACAAAAGCAAAGGAAAACTGAAGCCAGGATACAAAGCTGATGTAGTAGTACTGACAGCCGATCCTATGACCATCGATCCTACGAAAATCAGGGATGCAGTACATGTAGCCTATACGTATAAAGATGGTAACCTCGTGTATAGCAGACCGAAATAA
- a CDS encoding SOS response-associated peptidase: protein MCYDIAFTTKIESIFKVMPLLRTAPGANLNFESTYHKIGMSYPQWPVVVNHEGPQLSLFTWGPVPKMLNTPEKVKKQRQMFLNARSEKVLEPGTLWNAIKQQRCLIPVTGFFEYRQIPGWKNKVPYYIKSVEQDVFFIAGLWALSNSWDVDKPERIPTFSLLTRSANNIMRQIHNGGDNAGRMPMMLTNELAAEWIKDDLTDTDIKDVLQYEAPSDTLGYWTVNSVRKAKPDDESVLEHVTYEGLPELTV from the coding sequence ATGTGCTACGACATCGCATTTACCACAAAAATTGAAAGCATCTTTAAGGTGATGCCATTGCTGAGAACAGCGCCTGGCGCCAACCTTAACTTCGAAAGTACTTATCATAAAATTGGTATGTCGTACCCGCAATGGCCTGTCGTGGTAAACCACGAAGGGCCGCAACTATCGCTGTTTACCTGGGGGCCTGTTCCTAAAATGCTGAACACGCCTGAAAAAGTGAAGAAGCAGCGGCAAATGTTCCTGAATGCCCGCAGTGAAAAGGTTTTGGAACCCGGTACGCTCTGGAATGCGATCAAACAGCAGCGATGCCTGATACCTGTGACCGGCTTCTTTGAATACCGCCAGATTCCGGGCTGGAAAAACAAAGTACCATATTATATTAAGTCGGTAGAGCAGGATGTCTTTTTTATTGCCGGACTATGGGCATTGTCCAATTCCTGGGACGTAGATAAACCAGAACGTATCCCTACTTTTTCCCTGCTTACCAGAAGCGCCAATAATATTATGCGGCAAATTCATAATGGTGGCGATAATGCCGGCCGTATGCCCATGATGCTCACCAACGAGCTAGCCGCTGAATGGATAAAAGACGATCTCACTGATACCGATATTAAAGATGTGCTGCAATATGAGGCACCTTCCGACACCCTCGGTTACTGGACCGTTAACTCTGTCAGAAAAGCCAAGCCAGACGATGAATCCGTACTGGAACATGTTACCTACGAAGGATTACCGGAACTGACTGTATAA
- a CDS encoding translesion error-prone DNA polymerase V autoproteolytic subunit, with the protein MEAMKLSGEIVTLPYFSTSPAGYPSSTLDDQEAQIDLSKLILTHPTATFVVKIKGDGMSEANMPDGCMAVIDRSIRPSAGDIVLAVLNGEYTVKRLVKAGRNWVLHSENTFYKPIVITEDTDFQVWGVVTSVIVDMRK; encoded by the coding sequence ATGGAAGCAATGAAGCTGAGTGGAGAGATTGTTACCCTGCCATACTTTAGTACCAGCCCTGCCGGGTATCCCTCTTCCACCCTGGACGACCAGGAAGCACAAATAGATTTATCTAAACTGATCCTGACGCACCCCACCGCTACCTTTGTAGTGAAAATCAAGGGCGACGGCATGTCAGAAGCCAACATGCCAGATGGCTGCATGGCCGTGATAGACAGGTCTATACGACCCTCTGCCGGCGATATTGTACTGGCAGTACTCAACGGTGAATACACCGTAAAACGACTCGTAAAAGCCGGCAGAAACTGGGTTTTACATTCCGAAAACACATTTTATAAACCCATTGTTATTACAGAAGATACAGATTTTCAGGTATGGGGCGTAGTGACTTCCGTCATCGTAGACATGCGTAAATAA
- a CDS encoding DUF3800 domain-containing protein — protein sequence MRSHVFLDESGDLGFKFNQPYRSGGSSRYLTLGYLICPITDFHIPKRIVRDVYHKFRFDAKKEIKASDLQKHHKDFICASTIKMMEKHPHFILGGITVKKEKVLPHIRADGNILYNYMMRVALIEKVQDHQSCKITRDYRYTKIASSNSCIDYLQTFIWLENNKPAVLTDNPCHSHTDDGLIFIDWITNIIWSKYEDGYEGWHNQLHHCLSQIELFF from the coding sequence ATGAGAAGCCATGTTTTTCTGGATGAAAGTGGCGACCTGGGATTTAAATTCAATCAACCATATCGTAGTGGAGGTTCGAGCCGCTATCTTACACTTGGATATTTAATTTGCCCAATTACTGACTTTCATATCCCCAAAAGAATTGTTCGGGATGTTTATCACAAATTTCGTTTTGATGCCAAAAAAGAAATTAAAGCATCCGATTTGCAAAAACACCATAAGGATTTTATCTGCGCTTCCACAATAAAAATGATGGAAAAGCATCCACATTTTATCCTTGGTGGTATTACAGTAAAAAAAGAAAAGGTCTTGCCCCATATCCGGGCAGATGGGAATATTTTGTATAACTATATGATGAGAGTGGCGTTGATTGAAAAAGTACAGGATCATCAAAGCTGCAAAATAACACGAGACTATAGATATACCAAAATTGCCAGCAGCAATAGCTGTATCGATTACCTTCAAACTTTTATCTGGCTGGAAAATAATAAACCGGCTGTGCTAACAGATAACCCCTGCCATAGCCACACAGATGATGGCCTGATTTTTATCGACTGGATAACAAACATTATCTGGAGTAAATATGAAGATGGCTATGAAGGCTGGCATAATCAACTTCACCACTGCTTAAGTCAGATAGAATTATTTTTCTGA